In Rhodothermales bacterium, the following are encoded in one genomic region:
- a CDS encoding MFS transporter, whose translation MNGKTTYRRNVVFAAACLGILIFGVVFTTLGAILPSLIDRFEVDMARAGTLFTLQNLGILVGSIFFGPIVDRYGYRVILIISTLFILAGIEG comes from the coding sequence ATGAACGGAAAGACTACCTACCGGCGCAATGTTGTGTTCGCGGCGGCGTGTCTCGGCATTCTGATCTTCGGCGTCGTGTTCACTACGCTCGGCGCGATCCTTCCGTCACTGATCGACCGCTTCGAGGTAGACATGGCGCGGGCCGGAACGCTCTTCACGCTGCAGAACCTCGGGATACTCGTCGGCTCGATCTTCTTCGGACCTATCGTGGATCGATACGGATACCGGGTCATCCTCATCATCAGTACGCTGTTCATACTGGCCGGCATTGAGGGGA